The Coffea arabica cultivar ET-39 chromosome 2c, Coffea Arabica ET-39 HiFi, whole genome shotgun sequence genome includes the window TTTTAATAAGACGAATTCGAAtacaatttttgactttttacatAAATGAGTTAGGTTCGATAATTTAATGAGCCAAATTTGAATGTCAAAGTATCGGTTCATTTATTGCTCTAATTTAGATTgtcacttttgtttcttttgagaAAGAATTTTGGAAATACTTTCTTACAGCTATCATTTCCAATTAACTCATGTATACATTACATTGTTAAATTATTTTCAATGAAGAGGGGCTCTTGGTTAGTGAGCTCCTCTTCAATTAACTCATGTATACATTACATTATTGTTAACCCAATTAATTATTATTTCCTTGGAGGGTATAATTCAACCCAAACGGACGGAAGTCCTACCTTGCTTCCTCATATGGAGGGCATGATTGGATGATTACGTGGTTCTCAAGTAGGTAAACCTAAgtagggaaaggaaaaagaggaattATCTTTCCTGAGATATTTTCTTTGAAGTTTTGTCTGGATAAAGCCATGAAGATGAAGGGAtcataaaagattttttttttttttttttttttttgacgttGATACGCACCCTTGcgataaaaaatgaaaagaacgGCCAAACTTGACGTTTCTCTAGCTAGAGCTAGCTATCGCTGTCTGTCTGTCCGTCCGTCCTCCATTGTCCCAGTCGAGTTGAGCGAGGACTTCACAAAATGAATAGTCTTGCTCAGCAGCTGCAAGTAACCCACACAAAATGAATAGTCTTGCTCAGCAGCTGCAAGTAACCCACAACGCCCGCCTTAAAAGCGACTCTACCACACAAACAAAACGACAATTATGCATCTTTTCTGTTCTGCTCTTGAGCTTGGTGACAAATTCACCACCTAAATAAAATGTCTTCGTTCGTGTTGACGGATTCATTAAGGAAAAGAACgatcagcaattcatgtcattACGATTTCAAATCAACAATTCATTCAAAACAAATTCAACTCCTACAAATAGGAATTACTTGATAAGAAGTAATTTGGAGGAGCATATTAAGCAATGGCAATAATCAACTTTGGAGCAGAGGTATCACTTTCACGAGGAAAGTTTGTTAGCTGCAGCATACTTATAAGACGTGATTCTCTAAAATTGTAGAGTACATAACTTATGGTCTGAATTGAGTGCCACTTATCGAATCATTTCCAAGGCTCTCATTTCTTACTCATCCCTCTTTGCTGCGTAATTGAGTGCATCATCATCGCATTAACTAACTCATGGATGAAGAAGAGAATGGAAAAGTCACAGCAGCAGCATCAGCGACGACaggcggaggaggaggaggagcacCAGAAATCCCCAAAAAGTCCTTGTTCAGGTACAATTCCCCCTTGGTTCAGGTGGGATTGATCGGAATGGTGTGTTTTTGCTGTCCTGGGATGTTTAATGCCCTCTCCGGCATGGGCGGCGGAGGTCAGGTGGATCCCACCGCTGCCAACAACGCTCTCACCGCCCTCTACACCACCTTCGCCGTCTTCGGCATCATGGGCGGCGGAATCTATAACATCTTGGGACCCCACATGACCCTCTTCGCCAGCTGTTCCACTTACGGCTTGTACGCCGGCTCCTTCCTCTACTACAATCACTACCAGCATCAGGCCTTTGCCGTCGTCGCCGGCGGCCTCCTCGGTATAGGAGCCGGCCTCCTCTGGGCTGCCCAGGGTGCCATCATGACCTCCTATCCCCCCCACGATCGCAGGGGCACCTATATCTCCATGTTCTGGTGCATCTTCAACATGGGCGGGGTGATCGGTGGCCTCATTCCCTTCGTCCTCAACTTTCACCGGACCAAGGCTGCTTCCGTCAACGACGCCACCTACATTGGGTTCATGGTTTTCATGGCTGTCGGGATGGTTATTTCTCTGGGGATCTTGCATCCCAGTCGCGTTATACGCGACGACGGTTCCTCCTGCACCAGCATTAAGTACTCCAGCGTCTCCACTGAGGTTGTTGAGATTCTGAAATTGTTCCTCAACTGGAAAATGCTGCTCATGGTGCCAGCCTCCTGGGCCAGTAACTTCTTCTACAGTTACCAGTTTAATAACGTGAACGGGGTTCTGTTTAATTTGAGGACTAGAGGGCTGAACAATGTTTTATATTGGGGGGCCGAGATGATCGGATCGGTGTTCGTGGGGTACCTGATGGATTTCAGTTTCAAAAGCAGGAGAGCGAGGGGGCTGCTGGGTATTAGCGTGGTCGCTTTGCTTGGGACGGCTATTTGGGGAGGCGGACTTGCGAAGCAGCTGGGTTACTCCCGGCATCACGAACCCGAGGTCAAGCTGGATTTTAAGGATTCAGAGTTTGCAGGGCCCTTTGTGTTGTATTTTAGCTATGGTTTGCTTGATGCCATGTTCCAGAGCATGGTGTATTGGGTCATTGGAGCCCTGGCCGATGATTCTGAGGTCCTCAGCAGGTAAACATCAGTACGAGTGTTATTACTACCTTTCATTTTACCTATCCTGTTAGTATTAAAATACTCTTTAAGAGTCTCGCGTGTACAACTGTACAGGTTATGGATAAGTAGTAATACTGTAATACTACTACTGTAACATAGCAGTAGTCCAGATACCAAAAAAGAGGAGGGTGGTGGATGAATTGGTGGGAATATTGGTTTCAGGTATGCTGGTTTCTACAGGGGAGTGCAGAGTGCGGGTGCAGCAGTTTCTTGGCAAGTGGATGCACACAAGGCTCCATTCTTGAGCCAACTAATCGTCAGTTGGACACTCTGCACCATCAGCTACCCACTTTTAGCTGTTCTGGTCATAATGGCGGTCAAGGATGACGACGGTGAAGATGGAGGGGGAGAGGGCAAGGGTGAATCGGTCATAGCCTGATCTTCATTGATTAAGAGACAGCTTTGTCTGCCTTCCTTTTCGGCGAACTGATTTAGGACGCGGGCaaggcaaatttttgaaactaacTAAATGTCACTGTTTAAACAGGCAGGCACCATGGTGTAAATTG containing:
- the LOC113724808 gene encoding UNC93-like protein 1 isoform X2; amino-acid sequence: MDEEENGKVTAAASATTGGGGGGAPEIPKKSLFRYNSPLVQVGLIGMVCFCCPGMFNALSGMGGGGQVDPTAANNALTALYTTFAVFGIMGGGIYNILGPHMTLFASCSTYGLYAGSFLYYNHYQHQAFAVVAGGLLGIGAGLLWAAQGAIMTSYPPHDRRGTYISMFWCIFNMGGVIGGLIPFVLNFHRTKAASVNDATYIGFMVFMAVGMVISLGILHPSRVIRDDGSSCTSIKYSSVSTEVVEILKLFLNWKMLLMVPASWASNFFYSYQFNNVNGVLFNLRTRGLNNVLYWGAEMIGSVFVGYLMDFSFKSRRARGLLGISVVALLGTAIWGGGLAKQLGYSRHHEPEVKLDFKDSEFAGPFVLYFSYGLLDAMFQSMVYWVIGALADDSEVLSRVSRVQLYRLWISSNTVILLL
- the LOC113724808 gene encoding UNC93-like protein 1 isoform X1, yielding MDEEENGKVTAAASATTGGGGGGAPEIPKKSLFRYNSPLVQVGLIGMVCFCCPGMFNALSGMGGGGQVDPTAANNALTALYTTFAVFGIMGGGIYNILGPHMTLFASCSTYGLYAGSFLYYNHYQHQAFAVVAGGLLGIGAGLLWAAQGAIMTSYPPHDRRGTYISMFWCIFNMGGVIGGLIPFVLNFHRTKAASVNDATYIGFMVFMAVGMVISLGILHPSRVIRDDGSSCTSIKYSSVSTEVVEILKLFLNWKMLLMVPASWASNFFYSYQFNNVNGVLFNLRTRGLNNVLYWGAEMIGSVFVGYLMDFSFKSRRARGLLGISVVALLGTAIWGGGLAKQLGYSRHHEPEVKLDFKDSEFAGPFVLYFSYGLLDAMFQSMVYWVIGALADDSEVLSRYAGFYRGVQSAGAAVSWQVDAHKAPFLSQLIVSWTLCTISYPLLAVLVIMAVKDDDGEDGGGEGKGESVIA
- the LOC113724808 gene encoding UNC93-like protein 1 isoform X3, with amino-acid sequence MDEEENGKVTAAASATTGGGGGGAPEIPKKSLFRYNSPLVQVGLIGMVCFCCPGMFNALSGMGGGGQVDPTAANNALTALYTTFAVFGIMGGGIYNILGPHMTLFASCSTYGLYAGSFLYYNHYQHQAFAVVAGGLLGIGAGLLWAAQGAIMTSYPPHDRRGTYISMFWCIFNMGGVIGGLIPFVLNFHRTKAASVNDATYIGFMVFMAVGMVISLGILHPSRVIRDDGSSCTSIKYSSVSTEVVEILKLFLNWKMLLMVPASWASNFFYSYQFNNVNGVLFNLRTRGLNNVLYWGAEMIGSVFVGYLMDFSFKSRRARGLLGISVVALLGTAIWGGGLAKQLGYSRHHEPEVKLDFKDSEFAGPFVLYFSYGLLDAMFQSMVYWVIGALADDSEVLSRLWISSNTVILLL